The following proteins are co-located in the Chaetodon trifascialis isolate fChaTrf1 chromosome 14, fChaTrf1.hap1, whole genome shotgun sequence genome:
- the LOC139342470 gene encoding transcription factor Sp3-like isoform X1, which produces MTAPEQPLKQGEMASADVDSSQSEFLQAGGAAETQTTDMSAIQLTGSDRWEVLTPVSAGKEDQGVVHIPNSGIVTSNGQYVLPIGSLPSQPIYVTASGNEATANGVSGIQYQVIPQIQNADGTLAGFQTQGLDDGTGQIQLLQDGSHASIGISCATTAAADLLTQTGQVQSIQGVPLAGGSAYTSTVPVGLPSNITFVPINSLDLESLGLTGAQTVPIATGVTPEGQLIMSGQTLESQSQDAGAKQPLVTVSNAGGNQELYVPTTTSSNSSHLPETIDGTGVLTQATAVSAGVSDPSSSASFNSHNHLQQIQVSSSNATTISQPILQLSADSQAQVAQVAQGQDLNAAAGQTLQSVQLVNPGTFLIQAQTVTATGQIQWQTFQVQGVQSLQGLQLPQGQGQAQQLTLAPVQTLPLGQTGQVSLPNLQTVTVNSVTQSGVQYTQGEDTNSPAGIQIKEEPDSEEWQLSGDSTLNPSDLNNLRVQMGDDDAETPSGEGKRLRRVACTCPNCKESGGRGSGMGKKKQHICHIAGCGKVYGKTSHLRAHLRWHSGERPFVCNWMFCGKRFTRSDELQRHRRTHTGEKKFVCTECSKRFMRSDHLAKHIKTHQNKKGVPSTSPPTTDAVITTDGTTLILQTATTHDLVGNQEIPLQLVTVAPGEVME; this is translated from the exons ATGACTG CGCCAGAGCAGCCTCTGAAACAAGGAGAAATGGCGTCCGCGGACGTGGACAGCAGTCAAAGCGAGTTTCTGCAAGCCGGCGGCGCAGCGGAAACACAG ACTACAGATATGTCAGCCATTCAGTTGACGGGTTCAGACAGATGGGAGGTGTTAACTCCCGTCTCCGCTGGGAAGGAAGACCAGGGAGTCGTTCACATTCCAAACTCGGGGATTGTCACATCCAACGGCCAGTACGTGCTTCCTATTGGGAGTCTTCCCAGCCAGCCCATTTATGTTACAGCATCTGGGAATGAGGCCACAGCCAATGGAGTGTCAGGCATCCAGTATCAg GTCATCCCCCAAATACAAAATGCAGATGGGACACTTGCAGGGTTCCAAACACAGGGATTGGATGATGGCACAGGGCAGATCCAGCTCCTCCAAGATGGCAGCCATGCCAGCATCGGAATAAGCTGTGCCACGACGGCAGCGGCAGACCTCCTGACTCAGACGGGGCAAGTACAGTCAATCCAAGGCGTCCCGCTGGCTGGGGGGTCAGCGTACACCAGTACAGTACCCGTAGGGCTGCCCAGCAACATCACGTTCGTCCCTATAAACAGTTTGGATCTGGAGTCTCTTGGGCTGACCGGAGCGCAGACGGTCCCAATCGCAACGGGGGTAACACCCGAAGGTCAGCTAATCATGAGCGGTCAAACGCTGGAGAGTCAGAGTCAGGATGCTGGCGCCAAACAGCCGCTGGTGACGGTGAGCAACGCCGGCGGCAACCAAGAACTCTACGTGCcaaccaccacctcctccaactcctcccATCTTCCAGAGACCATCGACGGCACCGGGGTTCTGACCCAAGCAACCGCTGTGTCTGCAGGCGTGTCCGACCCCTCCTCCTCGGCCAGCTTCAACTCCCACAACCATCTGCAGCAAATCCAG GTCTCATCTTCCAATGCCACCACTATCTCGCAGCCCATTCTGCAGCTGTCTGCGGACAGTCAGGCCCAGGTGGCCCAGGTGGCTCAGGGTCAGGACCTGAATGCAGCGGCTGGTCAGACTCTACAGAGCGTGCAGCTGGTCAACCCGGGGACCTTCCTCATCCAGGCCCAAACCGTCACCGCTACAGGACAGATCCAGTGGCAGACCTTCCAG GTTCAGGGGGTGCAGTCACTCCAGGGGCTCCAGTTGCCCCAGGGGCAGGGGCAGGCCCAGCAGTTGACCTTAGCACCAGTCCAGACCCTCCCTCTGGGCCAGACAGGCCAGGTCAGCCTGCCCAACCTCCAGACAGTCACAGTGAACTCTGTAACACAATCTGGAGTCCAGTACACACAAGGGGAGGATACAAACAGTCCAGCTG gtaTCCAGATAAAGGAAGAGCCAGACTCTGAGGAGTGGCAGCTGAGTGGGGACTCCACGCTGAACCCCAGCGACCTGAACAACCTGCGCGTTCAGATGGGAGACGATGACGCGGAGACGCCGAGCGGGGAGGGCAAGAGGCTCCGCAGAGTAGCCTGCACCTGCCCCAACTGCAAGGAGTCTGGAGGAAG AGGTTCGGGCATggggaagaagaagcagcacatCTGCCACATCGCCGGCTGCGGGAAGGTTTACGGGAAGACGTCTCACCTCCGAGCTCACCTGCGCTGGCACAGCGGGGAGAGACCCTTCGTCTGCAACTGGATGTTCTGCGGGAAGAGGTTCACCAGGAGCGacgagctgcagagacacaggaggacgcacacag GAGAGAAGAAGTTTGTGTGCACAGAGTGCTCCAAGAGGTTCATGCGGAGCGACCACCTGGCCAAGCACATAAAGACTCACCAGAATAAAAAAGGCGTTCCCTCCACGTCCCCGCCCACCACCGACGCCGTCATCACCACCGACGGAACCACGCTCATCCTCCAGACCGCCACCACCCACGACCTCGTAGGCAATCAGGAGATCCCTTTACAGCTGGTCACGGTGGCGCCCGGTGAGGTCATGGAATGA
- the LOC139342470 gene encoding transcription factor Sp3-like isoform X2 — protein MASADVDSSQSEFLQAGGAAETQTTDMSAIQLTGSDRWEVLTPVSAGKEDQGVVHIPNSGIVTSNGQYVLPIGSLPSQPIYVTASGNEATANGVSGIQYQVIPQIQNADGTLAGFQTQGLDDGTGQIQLLQDGSHASIGISCATTAAADLLTQTGQVQSIQGVPLAGGSAYTSTVPVGLPSNITFVPINSLDLESLGLTGAQTVPIATGVTPEGQLIMSGQTLESQSQDAGAKQPLVTVSNAGGNQELYVPTTTSSNSSHLPETIDGTGVLTQATAVSAGVSDPSSSASFNSHNHLQQIQVSSSNATTISQPILQLSADSQAQVAQVAQGQDLNAAAGQTLQSVQLVNPGTFLIQAQTVTATGQIQWQTFQVQGVQSLQGLQLPQGQGQAQQLTLAPVQTLPLGQTGQVSLPNLQTVTVNSVTQSGVQYTQGEDTNSPAGIQIKEEPDSEEWQLSGDSTLNPSDLNNLRVQMGDDDAETPSGEGKRLRRVACTCPNCKESGGRGSGMGKKKQHICHIAGCGKVYGKTSHLRAHLRWHSGERPFVCNWMFCGKRFTRSDELQRHRRTHTGEKKFVCTECSKRFMRSDHLAKHIKTHQNKKGVPSTSPPTTDAVITTDGTTLILQTATTHDLVGNQEIPLQLVTVAPGEVME, from the exons ATGGCGTCCGCGGACGTGGACAGCAGTCAAAGCGAGTTTCTGCAAGCCGGCGGCGCAGCGGAAACACAG ACTACAGATATGTCAGCCATTCAGTTGACGGGTTCAGACAGATGGGAGGTGTTAACTCCCGTCTCCGCTGGGAAGGAAGACCAGGGAGTCGTTCACATTCCAAACTCGGGGATTGTCACATCCAACGGCCAGTACGTGCTTCCTATTGGGAGTCTTCCCAGCCAGCCCATTTATGTTACAGCATCTGGGAATGAGGCCACAGCCAATGGAGTGTCAGGCATCCAGTATCAg GTCATCCCCCAAATACAAAATGCAGATGGGACACTTGCAGGGTTCCAAACACAGGGATTGGATGATGGCACAGGGCAGATCCAGCTCCTCCAAGATGGCAGCCATGCCAGCATCGGAATAAGCTGTGCCACGACGGCAGCGGCAGACCTCCTGACTCAGACGGGGCAAGTACAGTCAATCCAAGGCGTCCCGCTGGCTGGGGGGTCAGCGTACACCAGTACAGTACCCGTAGGGCTGCCCAGCAACATCACGTTCGTCCCTATAAACAGTTTGGATCTGGAGTCTCTTGGGCTGACCGGAGCGCAGACGGTCCCAATCGCAACGGGGGTAACACCCGAAGGTCAGCTAATCATGAGCGGTCAAACGCTGGAGAGTCAGAGTCAGGATGCTGGCGCCAAACAGCCGCTGGTGACGGTGAGCAACGCCGGCGGCAACCAAGAACTCTACGTGCcaaccaccacctcctccaactcctcccATCTTCCAGAGACCATCGACGGCACCGGGGTTCTGACCCAAGCAACCGCTGTGTCTGCAGGCGTGTCCGACCCCTCCTCCTCGGCCAGCTTCAACTCCCACAACCATCTGCAGCAAATCCAG GTCTCATCTTCCAATGCCACCACTATCTCGCAGCCCATTCTGCAGCTGTCTGCGGACAGTCAGGCCCAGGTGGCCCAGGTGGCTCAGGGTCAGGACCTGAATGCAGCGGCTGGTCAGACTCTACAGAGCGTGCAGCTGGTCAACCCGGGGACCTTCCTCATCCAGGCCCAAACCGTCACCGCTACAGGACAGATCCAGTGGCAGACCTTCCAG GTTCAGGGGGTGCAGTCACTCCAGGGGCTCCAGTTGCCCCAGGGGCAGGGGCAGGCCCAGCAGTTGACCTTAGCACCAGTCCAGACCCTCCCTCTGGGCCAGACAGGCCAGGTCAGCCTGCCCAACCTCCAGACAGTCACAGTGAACTCTGTAACACAATCTGGAGTCCAGTACACACAAGGGGAGGATACAAACAGTCCAGCTG gtaTCCAGATAAAGGAAGAGCCAGACTCTGAGGAGTGGCAGCTGAGTGGGGACTCCACGCTGAACCCCAGCGACCTGAACAACCTGCGCGTTCAGATGGGAGACGATGACGCGGAGACGCCGAGCGGGGAGGGCAAGAGGCTCCGCAGAGTAGCCTGCACCTGCCCCAACTGCAAGGAGTCTGGAGGAAG AGGTTCGGGCATggggaagaagaagcagcacatCTGCCACATCGCCGGCTGCGGGAAGGTTTACGGGAAGACGTCTCACCTCCGAGCTCACCTGCGCTGGCACAGCGGGGAGAGACCCTTCGTCTGCAACTGGATGTTCTGCGGGAAGAGGTTCACCAGGAGCGacgagctgcagagacacaggaggacgcacacag GAGAGAAGAAGTTTGTGTGCACAGAGTGCTCCAAGAGGTTCATGCGGAGCGACCACCTGGCCAAGCACATAAAGACTCACCAGAATAAAAAAGGCGTTCCCTCCACGTCCCCGCCCACCACCGACGCCGTCATCACCACCGACGGAACCACGCTCATCCTCCAGACCGCCACCACCCACGACCTCGTAGGCAATCAGGAGATCCCTTTACAGCTGGTCACGGTGGCGCCCGGTGAGGTCATGGAATGA